Genomic segment of Pangasianodon hypophthalmus isolate fPanHyp1 chromosome 22, fPanHyp1.pri, whole genome shotgun sequence:
CTCTGCTATAGTTGACAAAAGGCAGGTAGAATAATTATAGAGTACCAGTATTATAATAAAGCAGCAATATAAAAAGTAAGACTGGGACAGACATTAATAAATTTCGGACTTGTCTCCTTAATGCATGCTAGAATGTTtgtatgaaattattatttagcCACCTATTTACACAAaccaaaatattattcattgttctttttgaaataaatgcattatctcaggaaaaacagtataaaacacatgctcacacacctGCACTTGCTTTGCTGTGGTCCAGGAGTGAGTGGATCCAGTTTGAGGCTCCCTGTCTGAAGCCTTTGAGAAGTAGGGCGGTGTCCTTCCTCACCGTCCCCAGAGCAGTGACTTTCTCTACCTGTTTCTCCTCCTGAGGATCCAAACCTACACACAAATATATGAATCCGCAATGCAGAATGGAGCAAAGGCAGAatttagaggaaaaaacagacatacTGAATAATAAGATGGTCTTATAATAACATTAATCTGTTCCAGATAGGACAGCTTTAATCCCAGCAGGCAAAACTAAGAACAATCCTGTCACTGACCTGCATAAGCACTGAGGCAGCGGGACAGTACACTAAGGGGAAGGAGAGGATCCATTAGACTGAGCAGACGGGATGGAGAGGCACAGGTGGTGAGCATGAAGGCAGGGTATGCAGCCATGATGCCATCCGGCAAGCGTACTCGATGTGCCACAGCCATCAttgacacagtgacacacaggtTACCCCCTGCACTATCACCAGCCAAACACACTCGCTCCCCTGTCCAACCTGAATGTTATACAAGAGCAAGAgtaagagagaaggaaaagagcaaaaaaggGCATGACATTCCAACCATCATAACTTTGTCTTCTCCAAATACTGAGGTTATTCGCATCACACTGATTTGCCCAAAGAATGAGTTCAGTAATAGCAATCGTTCCTATAACCaggaaaaatgtaatgaaacaaGGGGACTTGACTTACCCAGAAGTTCGTGGTTCTTGATAGCCCAGCAGTAGGCAAAGAAACACTCCTCCAGCGCACGTGGAAATGGGGCTTCAGGGGCAAGAGAATAATCTACTGACAGGATTGGAGCGTTCAGTTCCTGAGACCAACTTTTCAGGTATGGCTGTGAGTAGgagattaaaggaaaaagcTATTGCAGTTATCATCTTTAGTAAAATGTCACAATTATCATGTATTTGCATGTTATGTATGgacaaattatacatttattcactACCTCCAATGTGGTTACCCAGTCCCACGTTTTGATTGGCAGGAAACCTAATGCaataggctaaaaagtggtagctgaCATATTGTAACATCGTATGTtagaactagctagctaaatgcattaatacagaccaAGAGAAATGAATGAGTACATGATTATTATGCTCTTCAAAACAAAGTAGCGCATCATGTTTGCGCCCTTGCTGTCAAAAAGTCAGGAAGTCTTTGGCCAAGGTTTTGGCTATGAGATTTGGTGTTCTGTCCTCGCATCACATGCAAAATCTATTATTTGAATTTGGCtatcatctttattttctcctgAGATGTTTACCCGTGCTTATTATGGAAGAACACCAACATACCAAGCTCTGTCAGCACAGGAAAGGAGCGTACCTCATGTGATTTAGAAGTCTGTGCAACAAAGCCTCCTCCATGGTAATGTACCACCAGCCAAGGTGATGGAGGGCTCTTCTTAATCTTTAGACTCAGGGACAGAGAGATTGAGCCACCATCGGAACGGGATATTGCTAACAGCTTCTCACTGTCCtattaagaaagaaaagaacttTAAGGTAATAGGAAATTCGAACTGCAGACAAAATAGAGCATCAAGACTTGCCACAGAGTGTTTCTGAACATAGCCAGAGACCAATCATGTGTATGCGAGATGTGCATGAACTACATTACCTGTCCTTCCCTCAGCTCACCGGAGATGAGTCTCATCTGAACTGGACCAGGGCCGATATGGGCAACCGGAGAAGAGATTGTAACCGTATGTGTGGAATCGTCCACCAAGGGTAGGTCAAAGCAATCAGGTGGTACAGAGAGAGCGCGATTCACCTTTACCTGAGTGGAAGTCATACTTGCCAAGCCCTAGTGGGGAATAACCGAAAGATTACCTACTGAACCAACAGCTCGTCCCAAATGTAGTGGCATGCAGAAACATTTctgatttaaaacatgttttttttttttttttttaacacttgtTGACTTAATACTAGCTATAAGGTGCATGAGGTGAAATGCAGAAAACGTTTATACTGACTGCCAAAACTTCGCTTTCAGTGATATTCCAGAATGTCTTCCAGAAATGAACGTCTAAGTTCTGAGTGATTCGCTCATACTCCAGGCCCCTCAGCTCAGGATCAATGGCATACTTTCCAGAGGTGAATAAGGAACTAGCTGCAAcacctgagagaaaaaaaaaaaacagcagaagaaaaaaattaattatattatagcCTGCATTCTGATACCCCCATAATACAATGAATCATCAATAAAACAGGCATAGAATAGGACAGTCAGATTCAGAGCAATCCATGTGGCAGAGCAGAGGCTTTGCACACAGGTCTAGGCAGACCCAAACCAAAAGAGGGTTCAGAATATgcaaatttgcatttaatatgtTGAATCTCacacaatttcatttttgttggtCTAGTgcaatatatttacaattaaatacaaatatctaTATAAGTGATCAGACCCACTTTATGAGAGATGTGTACTGGCACTTTCAGAGCATTCATTTACACTGCAATTATAGCAGCCTCATTATCTCATGTCCCATGCACCAAATGTTAAAAAGCAGACCTACACATTTAGCAGACAAACTTGAGATATGGCCGctacatcagaaaaaaaattaagcagtCTTTCTTCTGCAAAGGTTTAGCTTTTAATAGCATCTTTTTCCAAAAGATTGCTGCTATACTCTTGGCTCGTGCTCATGTTCAtcaaggaaaaagaaaaatagggcAGTCTAAATTACACACGTGGGCAACTATTCCCCACACTCGACCAATTTCCAGTCAGGATCCTGAATCAAGGCCCAGCCAAAATGGAAAATCCCAGTGAGAGATCCATAGTATTGAGAATGAGCGTAAAAATGGTGCTCCAAAACGTAGTAAATGATGTCCTGATCTAGATGCTTAAATCCAGttggatttcatttttttgagaATTAATTCAGTATTATCATCAATGTGGTGCATCAGCTAGCACTCAGAGATAAAGAGTGCACACTGAGTTTGCagttaaaataaacagattgtAAGTATTTGAGGAGCTTATATTACGCAATACATGTAATAATCACTGACTCTTTATATCCTCaacagccactttattaggaacatctgtacacctacataatcatgtaattatccaagcTGCCAATCATGTGGGGCGGGGtaacataaaatcatgcaggtcaggcgattcagttaatgttcacatcaaacatcagaatggggaaaaatatgatctcggtgactttgaccatggcacggttgttggtgccagatgggctggttagagtatttcagaaactgttggtCTCTTAGGATcgtcatgcacaacagtctctagagtttacacacaatgctgaggaaaacaaaaaaacatcaagtgagTGGcatgccttgctgatgagagaggtcagaggagactggtttgagctgacatgAGGGCTATGAcagctcaaataaccactctttactctttacactctttggtgagcagaaaagcatcccagaaagcacaacatgctgaaccttgaggcagatgggttacaacagcagaagaccacaccgggttccactcttgtcattcaagaacaggaatctgaggctacaggttcaccaaacctggacagctgaagattagaattAGAATAACAACTTCAGCCCGtctatttgattatttatttccataaacACCAAGCCCCACCTTGCATCCTTAACTTATTCTAGTTCAAGATAGCCTTTTTTCTAGAATTCTACTGccttttaaatataattttaaggAAACAGACCTTTGTTATTGAGATTTTAcaagtggtttgcatcttgcaATGCTCTATCCCTCTTTTCGTTACAGTCTTTGATTCATCTATGCCTACATTCTGGagaatatttttgatttttagcCACAGCTGAACAACAGCAATGGTTTTTACCGCCAAGTTGATGTCTGGAAACACCTCCAAGAAACAACTGTGTTTCTGGCCAAAAATGGGGAGTACCATGCAATTCGTACAAGGCTGGCATCTGCATGCAGTGTTATACGGATCTATAAAGGCTCTATTGTCTGGGTAGAAAACATATCCAAACATTTGCTCTGCAATGCGGTCCCTTCTACTCTTGGGCTTAGTGAGATCATGTAACAAGAACTGTATGGCTCTGGTACCATTCTCAACTCTTCCCTTATGTGAATGCAGGGTAGaacttttattttacactttaagAAGTCAAATAAAGAATGAACAACTTCCAagattttaaaacacagatgTTATATTTGCATGCATCACCTCTGTATACTATGCCTTAGACGTTATCTTGAATAAGCCAGTATAGTCAATCCAAGATTAGTGAAGGGTGGTGTAGGGTGGTGTTGACATACAGTGAAACTTCCTTCCATTCCAATGGAAAACTGAACCTTCCATTCCATTTCAGGATGCAGATCACTGTTGTTTATATTTAGACCAACATTAAACCTTTTGTTATTAAGATCCAGGCCACAGCAGAGGAACCTCCTCTAGAAAGTGGAAACTATGAGTAGTCTTTGTGATAAATGACAGTATGCATCTATTTGGGGAATTTTACTTGGCAGACTTGGTAGATTATTTAAGTGCACAGTAGCTTTGCAACATATTCTTGCTTTGAAAGCATAAACATAAACTGTTTAGTAAAGCTGTGAATAGATTTAACTCTCACTTGTTGTAACAACCACCTAGCAGGATGGGCATGGTAATAGAGGTAGAAATTGGGAGAAAATAGGGCTTAGGCAAGGCAGGAATGTTCCTTCTATAAATTGTGTGGGGAAGTCAACATTCTGACAGAAGATTGATAGAAAGTGGCAAACCCCTAGCTAACTGGACAGCAGCGGATGAAGTTTGGTGGCAATGAAGCCAGTCAATGGTACCTCCAAAGCAGCTGAgggtttgtgtttttcagttgaAAAACCATGAATAAAATGCAGAATCAGTTGGTACGGAGCTTTTGTGTTCTGTCCAGTAAAGAGTACTCTATCTGCACCTCTAATCACATATTACTTTGACAAAGAATGTTCTAGTACCTTGGTCTATACGCCTTTTGCATACAAGCtagatattaaataatgtaGACACATGCTGTCCATTACACTGATTATATGATTGTCCGGAAGACACCAAACACAGAAGCTCACACCAGATCTTGGAGAAATACAAGGTTTAGAATTTACAAGTTTATTTGATGACAGAATCGCATCAAATTGCAGGAATGCAACATGCACTACCCCATTATAGAACTTTCAATAGTCTTAATACTTAATACTTCAGTGAAACAGTTTATTTTGGTCACCTGTGACTACTgggatttaaaaacacaaacacactgaactaGACTCATTGTTACACGATAGGTTCAAGTTAGGTCTGCTTCAGACCCAGAGGTGTCTGGAAATTAGACTGGGTCACAATTGGTTGTTGTAAGAAGGCTTGATGAACAGTTATGTATAGTTATATTGCAGAGAGGGGTTGATGAACTAAAATTTGCCAAGGCCAAGTTAATTCCTTTCTTATAAAGGTCTGGaaaagcaactaacatgactgaatggtgacaacacTTATCTTCTAAAGCTTACCAATAATAATTAGTTCATGATTATAAATAAGACAGTTTGATGACCattgttttgaacttgaagcaGAGAATAAACTTACACTTCTCTGTacatttgtctttaaacattctgcttTTGTACTTTTGGATCCCAGTTGTTGAATAGGTATTTAGACTTGTGAAGACCGCTATAAGCTTTTCAGTCAGTGCTAGAAGATAGCATCTAAGATCAGCTCTTAAGAAGTATGGAAACAAAGACTGAAACAAAGGTGTCTCAAACTCTCTCTTCAAGGCTATAAAGACCCAGCATTGACTCACCATATGATGTTTCCACTAGGGTGCAGAATTGAGCACAAGACACAAATGTTAGAACACCTTTCAAGGCTTAGTTTGCCTAATCTAATGCAAAGGAATGGGTATTTAGGTggtttttaactaaaaataattcaaacaaTTTAGTGTCTACTATGCAAATTTAGATTCAAATTTAGCTGTACAGGAAACAAGATACATTTAAGATCAGCCCACACACTGAAGTGAATGTAATAATCAGTCACATAAGCGGGGAAAAGGGacactgaaatataaatttaaaaaagttactGACCTATGCTGGAATGATGCTTCTTGTAGTTATCTCCGAATGCGACCAAGCCTATGGTAATACTCTGCAAGTGTGGACGGATGGCTGGAGTGAACTAACAGATGATAAACGAGAGAGGGAATACGTGAATGAACAGGATGTCTAGGAAGATAGAATGTAAAACATTTCAAGAGCACTTCTGTTTAAATATAGACTTAATTCATCTCAGAACTATGGATTACACGGAAAATaactaaaatgactaaaatgaaATTAACTAGAAGcataattaattttaagaaGAGGTACCAACATTGcaaacaagaaaatcctagcaagcAGAacacaaaaaccacaaaaaccCATAGTGTATGTTGGTGGATGGGGCAGCTCCAGGCTTacagcataaatgataaaacatatACTGGTAGAAGTGAAATTTAACTGTATACTGCACATAGTAACAAAGTGTCTCCAATTGTAGTCaaagacatttatattttatttgacgTTTGTAGGTCTGAGCGTCagcacagtatatatatatataaaaaaaaaatcagtctttaCGTTTATAATATTGACTTGAGAGGAAGatatcaaacaaatcaaacaatttATCTCcttaaataacagaaaatactCATCATATTTAAAGTAAGAAAATATACAGCCTATATACTGAAAGAATATTAAATTGAGACACTCGGCACACTGTACCCAGCGCTTTTAGAACTGAGCAAAAATAATCTTGCTGAATTAACAACTTTCTCTAGTTAAAGTCATCACGGAGTGAAACTTAGTGCTCCTCACACTAAAAGCCTCTTTCATGTCCTGTGACATTTCACTTCCGTTGAGTTGGATTTTCActgcaaattattttttgtgtgtgtttagtctgacAACTGCTTCTAGCTGAAAAAGGCAGAAAGGCCTGGTTTGCAGCTGTCCTCCATATCAGCATAGCAAGGTGACAAAATTTGTAAATACTAGCGCTAAACTgtagatgttggcacctctgtgtAAGCTGCAAACCAGTTATATAGAAAGGCATGAAAACCAGtaatcacaaaaacacaaaagactGAGGGCACAttcagaaccacacacacacacacacctggaagCCAACACAGCGGCCATAAAAGCAGCCCTTGTGCATGGAGGCATACTCTCGAAGAAAGAGCTGGCTGAGACCGTTCTCATCTTGGAAGAAGAGGTTGCCGTGACTGTTGTCGTGAAGCAGCCTCTGGGCAAGGTAGAGCAGAGCCCTCAGCTGGCACAGAGCACAGCTGTAAGCTTCCATCTCTGCAGCATGGTGGGCTGCACGGAAAAAGATGCTCCGTCTGTTGGATGCAATGTAGCGCGCCTTGTGGATGATGTGAAGAAGACAGCAACGCACCACCTGAGGGAAACAGGAGCAGAAATCCACAGAGGATTCATTGCAAGTATATCTGAACCCATTACAACCAATTTTATGGaagaaatattcattcattcagtcatcttcagcaacagctttatcctggtcagagtcgcGTGTGGTAGGGGCCAAATTCATATCtacattatgtttattaattacTGACGTgaacaaatttgttggtacccttccaTGAAAAAGAAGATCCCACAACTATCTCTGAAATAATTTGAAACTGACAAACGTTAATGGCATCAATCACAGTTAATTCCATGTTTAACGCAAATTTTGATGGTACCCttagtttaatattttgtacGTTTATACCTTTAGCAGCAATCACTGCCAACAAGCAATTGCGGTAGTTTACAAGGAGACTTCTGCATCGGGTAAcaggaattttggcccactcttcctgagcaaactgctgTAACTGTCTGTGGTTTGAAGGGTGCCTTctgcacactgcatttttcagaTCTTTCCACAGATGTTCAATACGATTAAGAGCAGGGCTCATAGAGGGCCATTTAAGAATAgtccaatgtttttttcccagccATTCTCGAGTGCTTTTAGCCGTGTGTTTTGGGTCTTTAACCTGTTGGAAGACTCATGACCTGCGACTGAGGgagagctttctgacactgggcagtatgtttctctccaggatgccttgatagtcttgagtcttcattgtgccctgcacagattcaTGGCCCCCTGTGCCACAcgcagcaaagcagccccaaaacATGACTGAGCCCCCTCCATGTTCcacagtaggtatggtgttccTTTCTTTGAAACc
This window contains:
- the lipeb gene encoding hormone-sensitive lipase isoform X2; amino-acid sequence: MTCSSTLVMDTKAVFAALYEVCEENAAFFGGTQAGDAPQRLVDAMLTIHKHAHSLEPVICGFAAIYHHFDFDPHIPANGYRSLVKVVRCCLLHIIHKARYIASNRRSIFFRAAHHAAEMEAYSCALCQLRALLYLAQRLLHDNSHGNLFFQDENGLSQLFLREYASMHKGCFYGRCVGFQFTPAIRPHLQSITIGLVAFGDNYKKHHSSIGVAASSLFTSGKYAIDPELRGLEYERITQNLDVHFWKTFWNITESEVLAGLASMTSTQVKVNRALSVPPDCFDLPLVDDSTHTVTISSPVAHIGPGPVQMRLISGELREGQDSEKLLAISRSDGGSISLSLSLKIKKSPPSPWLVVHYHGGGFVAQTSKSHEPYLKSWSQELNAPILSVDYSLAPEAPFPRALEECFFAYCWAIKNHELLGWTGERVCLAGDSAGGNLCVTVSMMAVAHRVRLPDGIMAAYPAFMLTTCASPSRLLSLMDPLLPLSVLSRCLSAYAGLDPQEEKQVEKVTALGTVRKDTALLLKGFRQGASNWIHSLLDHSKASAETVRNSVSEGTLDSTQSDLLVPGISSGFSVKKESLKSHTCEGLVTHTTSPFTSSSHNRTSSTANLSLHHNPLLNTTAILESKPEDINVLFSKEVDPSVSSSISSVAVPPPDGEGHSGTPRGFPGDFEPLRSEQLAKMNVDSSPIFRNPYMSPVLAPDHMLKGLPPIHIVACALDPMLDDSVMFARRLRNIQQPVTLCVVDDLPHGFLSLSQLSKETHEASNVCMERIRDVLTMKDLPPEINKHRKLERTDHCASGASTKLFQKTTSADGREGVV
- the lipeb gene encoding hormone-sensitive lipase isoform X1 codes for the protein MIHFRNMASRKKAGNGVQEKGANGKQLSKHKDGPIVMDTKAVFAALYEVCEENAAFFGGTQAGDAPQRLVDAMLTIHKHAHSLEPVICGFAAIYHHFDFDPHIPANGYRSLVKVVRCCLLHIIHKARYIASNRRSIFFRAAHHAAEMEAYSCALCQLRALLYLAQRLLHDNSHGNLFFQDENGLSQLFLREYASMHKGCFYGRCVGFQFTPAIRPHLQSITIGLVAFGDNYKKHHSSIGVAASSLFTSGKYAIDPELRGLEYERITQNLDVHFWKTFWNITESEVLAGLASMTSTQVKVNRALSVPPDCFDLPLVDDSTHTVTISSPVAHIGPGPVQMRLISGELREGQDSEKLLAISRSDGGSISLSLSLKIKKSPPSPWLVVHYHGGGFVAQTSKSHEPYLKSWSQELNAPILSVDYSLAPEAPFPRALEECFFAYCWAIKNHELLGWTGERVCLAGDSAGGNLCVTVSMMAVAHRVRLPDGIMAAYPAFMLTTCASPSRLLSLMDPLLPLSVLSRCLSAYAGLDPQEEKQVEKVTALGTVRKDTALLLKGFRQGASNWIHSLLDHSKASAETVRNSVSEGTLDSTQSDLLVPGISSGFSVKKESLKSHTCEGLVTHTTSPFTSSSHNRTSSTANLSLHHNPLLNTTAILESKPEDINVLFSKEVDPSVSSSISSVAVPPPDGEGHSGTPRGFPGDFEPLRSEQLAKMNVDSSPIFRNPYMSPVLAPDHMLKGLPPIHIVACALDPMLDDSVMFARRLRNIQQPVTLCVVDDLPHGFLSLSQLSKETHEASNVCMERIRDVLTMKDLPPEINKHRKLERTDHCASGASTKLFQKTTSADGREGVV